The proteins below are encoded in one region of Halalkalicoccus jeotgali B3:
- a CDS encoding 5-oxoprolinase subunit C family protein, with the protein MSIEIRDGGLSTTVQDTGRFGQYHIGMPPSGAMDGFAHEVANALVGNPEGAATLECTYQGPTVEFRDERVIAVTGPDMSPELNGEAMPTWEAVAVEAGDELAFGFATEGTRTYLAISGGIDVPEIMGSRSTYTLIGLGGHEGRALEAGDSLALGESGDRSDRAGSAVEGSHRPSYGEDDPIRIVMGLCDYRLTEECKRAFLDAEWKVGAEADRVGYRLTDGIDIEFVEREQPFGAGPDPSNVVDLGYPVGSIQVPDEPIVVMRDAVTGGGYATVATVISPDRDRLAQRPTHGTVSFESVTVEEALAAREDQSERLATIRKALE; encoded by the coding sequence ATGAGCATCGAAATCCGTGACGGCGGCCTCTCGACGACCGTTCAGGACACCGGACGCTTTGGCCAGTACCACATCGGCATGCCGCCCTCGGGCGCGATGGACGGGTTCGCACACGAGGTGGCCAACGCCCTCGTCGGCAATCCCGAAGGAGCGGCGACCCTCGAATGCACCTATCAGGGGCCGACGGTCGAGTTCCGGGACGAACGGGTGATCGCGGTCACCGGCCCCGATATGTCCCCGGAGCTCAACGGCGAGGCGATGCCCACCTGGGAGGCGGTCGCCGTCGAGGCGGGCGACGAACTGGCCTTCGGGTTCGCGACCGAGGGCACGCGAACCTACCTGGCCATCTCGGGCGGGATCGACGTCCCCGAGATCATGGGGAGTCGCTCGACGTACACCTTGATCGGGCTGGGCGGCCACGAGGGCCGGGCGCTCGAAGCGGGCGATTCGCTCGCGCTCGGGGAGAGCGGGGACCGGAGCGACCGGGCCGGGAGCGCAGTCGAGGGGAGTCATCGACCGAGCTACGGCGAGGACGACCCGATCCGGATCGTGATGGGGCTGTGTGACTACCGGCTCACCGAGGAGTGCAAGCGTGCGTTTCTCGACGCCGAGTGGAAAGTCGGCGCGGAGGCCGACCGCGTGGGCTACCGGCTCACCGACGGGATCGACATCGAGTTCGTCGAGCGCGAACAGCCCTTCGGCGCCGGACCGGACCCCTCGAACGTCGTCGATCTGGGCTACCCCGTCGGCTCGATCCAAGTCCCCGACGAGCCGATCGTGGTCATGCGCGATGCGGTGACCGGCGGGGGCTACGCGACGGTCGCCACGGTCATCAGCCCCGACCGGGATCGTCTCGCCCAGCGCCCGACCCACGGCACCGTCTCGTTCGAGTCCGTGACGGTCGAGGAGGCACTGGCGGCGAGGGAGGACCAAAGCGAGCGGTTGGCGACGATCCGAAAGGCCTTGGAGTAG
- a CDS encoding 5-oxoprolinase subunit B family protein, translating to MPATTIGRTELTDVRYEHGGDDHVFVELAEEMSFDANFRAMAITQQIRERDLDGVNEICPANASYLIQFDPETLRPDALIEELRDLEESVELTEYRWDTRVVEIPVLYEDPWTEEALMDFRERHQDPDSTDLEYSARINGYESVAAFIEAHAGQPHMVTMMGFVPGLPFAFQMVPRDRQIEVPKYVAPRTHTPSRAIGYGGAFTAIYPVPGAGGYQLFGRTPVEVLDVKQELPGFEDSLVFLNPGDIIKFRQIDREEYDAIRERVEAGTYEYTYEQTEFVPGEFFERPYEYNDELVEALE from the coding sequence ATGCCAGCAACAACCATTGGACGGACGGAGCTTACCGACGTCCGCTACGAGCACGGCGGGGACGATCACGTGTTCGTCGAGTTGGCCGAGGAGATGAGCTTCGACGCCAACTTCAGGGCGATGGCGATCACCCAGCAGATCCGCGAGCGCGATCTCGACGGCGTCAACGAGATCTGTCCGGCCAACGCCTCCTATCTGATCCAGTTCGACCCCGAAACCCTCCGCCCCGACGCGCTGATCGAGGAGCTACGGGACCTCGAGGAATCGGTCGAACTGACCGAGTACCGCTGGGACACCCGCGTGGTCGAGATCCCCGTCCTCTACGAGGACCCGTGGACCGAGGAGGCGCTGATGGACTTCCGGGAGCGCCATCAGGATCCCGATTCGACGGACCTCGAGTACTCCGCGCGGATCAACGGCTACGAGAGCGTCGCGGCGTTCATCGAGGCCCACGCGGGCCAGCCACACATGGTGACGATGATGGGCTTTGTCCCCGGACTTCCCTTCGCCTTCCAGATGGTGCCCCGCGACCGGCAGATCGAGGTACCCAAATACGTCGCCCCGCGGACCCACACCCCGAGCCGGGCGATCGGCTATGGGGGAGCGTTTACGGCGATCTACCCCGTTCCGGGGGCCGGCGGCTACCAGCTGTTCGGGCGCACCCCCGTCGAAGTGCTCGACGTGAAGCAAGAGCTACCGGGCTTCGAGGACTCGCTGGTCTTTCTCAATCCGGGCGACATCATCAAATTCCGCCAGATCGACCGCGAGGAGTACGACGCGATCAGGGAGCGCGTCGAGGCGGGGACCTACGAGTACACGTACGAGCAGACGGAGTTCGTCCCGGGCGAGTTCTTCGAGCGACCCTACGAGTACAACGACGAACTCGTGGAGGCCCTCGAATGA
- a CDS encoding LamB/YcsF family protein, which yields MVRVDINCDMGESFGNWEMGRDEAVMPYITSANVAGGYHAGDPHVMDRTVALACEHDVGIGIHPGLPDKMGFGRRTMDVTPEEMTEYVVYQLGALDAFARANGTHIQHVKPHGAMYSMLSESPEHARAVMEGIIEVNPEIVYLATDTNIYEVAREFDSLRAVFEGYVDLTYRADRSLIVERKKESLDPELVADRFVSIALDGEVEAADGEIIGVPAESICIHGDTPNSVEILEAIHERIAAHDIELAPLSEIA from the coding sequence ATGGTACGGGTCGACATCAACTGTGACATGGGCGAGAGCTTCGGGAACTGGGAAATGGGCCGCGACGAGGCGGTAATGCCCTACATCACCTCGGCGAACGTCGCGGGCGGCTACCATGCCGGCGATCCCCACGTGATGGACCGGACCGTCGCGCTCGCGTGCGAGCACGACGTGGGGATCGGGATCCATCCGGGACTCCCCGATAAGATGGGCTTCGGCCGGCGGACGATGGACGTCACCCCCGAGGAGATGACCGAGTACGTCGTCTATCAGTTGGGGGCGCTCGACGCCTTCGCCCGCGCGAACGGCACGCACATCCAGCACGTCAAACCCCACGGCGCGATGTACTCGATGCTTTCCGAAAGCCCCGAGCACGCCCGCGCAGTCATGGAGGGGATCATCGAGGTCAATCCCGAGATCGTCTATCTGGCGACCGATACCAACATCTACGAGGTCGCCCGGGAGTTCGACTCCCTGCGGGCGGTCTTCGAGGGCTACGTCGACCTCACCTATCGTGCGGATCGCAGCCTCATCGTCGAACGCAAGAAGGAGTCGCTCGACCCCGAACTCGTCGCGGATCGATTCGTGAGCATCGCCCTCGACGGCGAGGTCGAAGCCGCGGACGGCGAGATTATCGGCGTGCCCGCCGAAAGCATCTGTATCCACGGTGATACACCCAACTCCGTCGAGATACTCGAAGCGATCCACGAGCGGATCGCGGCCCACGACATCGAACTCGCGCCCCTCTCGGAGATCGCCTGA
- a CDS encoding Lrp/AsnC family transcriptional regulator produces the protein MVREKDERLLLDEIDRGILYMLQENARTTTHDEISAEVGVSPSTVRNRIGQLEEAGIIEGYMPKIDYERAGFPLHVQLVCTASSERSQRAQEALTVNGVVNVRDTTLRDPGRTAKPQRLSAVSIRSCSSTNIAGSPG, from the coding sequence ATGGTCAGGGAGAAGGACGAGCGGCTCCTCCTCGACGAGATCGATCGGGGGATCCTGTACATGCTCCAGGAGAACGCGCGCACCACGACCCACGACGAGATCAGTGCGGAGGTCGGCGTCTCGCCGAGCACCGTCCGCAACCGGATCGGACAGCTCGAAGAGGCCGGGATCATCGAGGGGTACATGCCAAAGATCGACTACGAACGTGCGGGCTTCCCGCTTCACGTCCAGTTAGTCTGCACCGCCTCCTCCGAACGAAGCCAGCGAGCACAGGAGGCCCTGACGGTCAACGGTGTCGTGAACGTCCGCGATACGACCCTGCGTGATCCCGGTCGAACTGCAAAACCACAGCGGTTGTCCGCCGTCAGCATCCGCTCCTGTTCCTCTACAAATATCGCCGGATCGCCCGGATGA
- a CDS encoding O-antigen ligase family protein, producing the protein MDRLTDLLAVPVLGLVVLATVTDRFSSIHLVLAYLFLAAIAFNQYDVRAHEGISPLFSLQVGLTFALGTALIVLVVGGLGVRILELCAVFVLLLAFVLARDDLPSYLPAAGPYLAAFAVLFAIFLYHAGEFPADSGLGLFPVFAGVVLAFNCFVLPRYVSADAVWWATTALATGAVVLALPTLVVGDYGLWLFEARTWDGTTTLPLLDREFPIVRSVFANPNSFGLLVFPGIVAATVATHRALRSRSVLALAPASALPILAFGLFLSNSRASMLATAIAVGLYTLASTDRRLLPVALLAVLVAVPVFLVGIYYSVLPIDPANRFALWRAGLEATVRDSGLFGQGIVGTREAIEPYLPDPVGTYTSHNSYLSIAIRTGLLGGLAYCVLVLGPIVHGGCATPV; encoded by the coding sequence GTGGATAGGCTCACCGACCTCCTCGCGGTGCCCGTTCTCGGGCTGGTCGTCCTCGCGACCGTCACGGATCGGTTCAGCTCGATCCACCTCGTGCTCGCGTACCTCTTTCTGGCGGCCATCGCGTTCAACCAGTACGACGTTCGCGCCCACGAGGGGATCTCGCCGCTGTTCTCGCTGCAGGTCGGCCTGACCTTCGCGCTCGGCACCGCCCTCATCGTGCTGGTCGTCGGCGGGCTGGGCGTGCGGATCCTCGAACTGTGTGCCGTCTTCGTCCTTCTGTTGGCGTTCGTCCTCGCACGCGACGACCTCCCGAGTTATCTCCCGGCCGCGGGACCGTATCTGGCCGCCTTCGCGGTCTTGTTTGCGATCTTCCTGTATCACGCCGGGGAGTTCCCGGCGGATTCGGGACTCGGGCTCTTTCCCGTCTTCGCGGGGGTCGTCCTCGCGTTCAACTGCTTCGTTCTCCCGCGGTACGTCTCGGCCGATGCCGTCTGGTGGGCGACGACCGCACTCGCGACCGGCGCGGTCGTCCTCGCCCTGCCGACGCTCGTCGTCGGCGACTACGGCCTCTGGCTGTTCGAGGCCCGTACGTGGGACGGGACGACGACGCTCCCGCTTCTCGACCGGGAGTTCCCGATCGTGCGCTCGGTCTTCGCGAACCCGAACTCGTTCGGACTGTTGGTGTTTCCGGGGATCGTCGCGGCCACCGTCGCGACCCACCGGGCGCTTCGCTCGCGGTCGGTTCTCGCACTCGCCCCCGCGAGTGCGCTCCCGATCCTGGCGTTCGGGCTCTTCCTCTCGAACAGCCGCGCGAGCATGCTCGCGACCGCGATCGCCGTCGGTCTCTACACCCTCGCGAGCACGGACAGGCGGCTCCTCCCGGTCGCGCTCCTCGCCGTTCTCGTCGCCGTTCCGGTGTTTCTCGTGGGGATCTACTACTCGGTCCTACCGATCGACCCCGCGAACCGGTTCGCGCTCTGGCGGGCCGGGCTCGAGGCGACCGTCCGGGACTCGGGACTGTTCGGGCAAGGTATCGTCGGGACGCGGGAGGCCATCGAACCGTACCTCCCCGATCCCGTCGGGACCTACACCTCACACAACTCCTATCTCTCGATAGCGATCCGGACCGGCCTGCTGGGCGGGCTCGCTTACTGCGTGCTCGTGCTGGGCCCGATCGTCCACGGGGGTTGCGCTACGCCCGTGTGA
- a CDS encoding MFS transporter — MSALSDPTKRRWLAWGALATVFLLVNLHRLSTAVLSGRLSAGFDLTAAQLGTLHASFFLVYALVQVPTGVLADRVGPRHVGSAGAVLLSAGAVGFALGGSYPMALFSRAIIGLGSGVIFVSILRFCANWFRTDEFGTMAGLTSGVAGLGAILATTPLAVAAATVGWRRTVLALAAVGLLASVAVYALARSSPAAAGLDPIEGVPEQPSVSLAGTGRHLRTLAGDLDQWLLSAVFFAGMGTLLTLIGLWGVPYLVVVYGLDVTTASYFTLLGSVGMFIGPPAIGWFSDRIERRLLPMSVGLALFALALGVIPVFGRPPLPVVAGVYFCCGFLVGAAVLALSVVKERYPPEASGVATATVNTAGFVGATVFPTAMGVVLDAYRTGDVVGGTVVYTEFGYRVAFAIVTGALVVALLCSLWLFVRNPTPS; from the coding sequence GTGAGCGCCCTCTCGGACCCGACGAAACGCCGATGGCTCGCGTGGGGAGCGCTCGCGACGGTCTTTTTGCTCGTGAACCTCCACCGGCTCTCGACGGCGGTCCTCTCGGGGCGCCTGAGCGCCGGGTTCGATCTGACGGCCGCCCAACTGGGGACGCTTCACGCCTCGTTTTTCCTCGTCTACGCGCTCGTCCAGGTTCCGACGGGCGTGCTCGCGGACCGGGTCGGTCCCCGTCACGTCGGGTCGGCCGGTGCCGTGCTCTTGAGCGCCGGTGCGGTCGGGTTCGCGCTGGGCGGGAGCTACCCCATGGCGCTGTTCTCGCGGGCGATCATCGGGCTGGGAAGCGGCGTGATCTTCGTCTCGATCCTTCGATTCTGTGCGAACTGGTTTCGGACCGACGAGTTCGGGACCATGGCGGGACTCACCTCCGGCGTCGCCGGCCTCGGAGCGATCCTCGCGACGACGCCGCTTGCGGTCGCGGCCGCGACCGTCGGCTGGCGACGGACCGTGCTGGCGCTTGCGGCCGTCGGTCTCCTCGCGAGCGTCGCCGTCTACGCCCTCGCGCGGAGTTCGCCCGCCGCCGCCGGCCTCGACCCCATCGAGGGCGTTCCCGAACAGCCCTCGGTGTCGCTCGCCGGGACCGGGCGTCACCTGCGGACGCTCGCCGGCGACCTCGACCAGTGGCTGCTTTCCGCCGTCTTTTTCGCGGGAATGGGGACGCTCCTGACGCTCATCGGCCTGTGGGGCGTGCCGTATCTCGTGGTCGTCTACGGGCTGGACGTGACGACCGCGTCGTACTTCACCCTGCTGGGCTCGGTCGGGATGTTTATCGGGCCGCCCGCGATCGGCTGGTTCTCCGATCGGATCGAGCGTCGGCTGCTCCCCATGAGCGTCGGCCTCGCACTGTTCGCGCTCGCGCTCGGGGTCATTCCGGTCTTCGGTCGGCCGCCGCTTCCCGTCGTCGCCGGCGTCTACTTCTGTTGTGGGTTTCTCGTCGGGGCGGCGGTGCTCGCGCTGTCGGTCGTCAAGGAGCGCTATCCTCCGGAGGCGAGCGGGGTCGCCACCGCGACCGTCAACACCGCCGGGTTCGTCGGCGCGACCGTCTTCCCGACGGCCATGGGCGTGGTGCTCGACGCCTACCGGACCGGGGATGTGGTCGGCGGCACGGTCGTCTACACCGAGTTCGGCTACCGGGTCGCCTTCGCCATCGTCACCGGGGCGCTCGTCGTTGCGCTCCTGTGTTCGCTGTGGCTGTTCGTCCGGAATCCGACCCCCTCGTAG
- a CDS encoding acetate--CoA ligase family protein, giving the protein MNTERMAALLAPDSIAVVGASPDSWYASNLIENLAEYGFDGEVYYVNPSREEVWGEPCHDSISDVPVVDLVVVSVPRKYVLGVVEDAGEMGVPSALVITAGFAEADDEGAALEAKLGELGETYGMAICGPNTIGLANTHDETVITSTCSRKPGAGSIGLVSQSGALAFTTFYERAADEDIDFAYIVATGNEAGLSMADYVEFMADSDRVEAICAYIEGIDDPRRFVESASEAVRGGTPVLATKVGRSAVAEQASLSHTGSVTGDAAAWDAAFERAGVERVPDIPDLLGRSRAHTAFDPPESANVCLASTSGGLASLLADMAAERDLSLPPLSGDTEQALLDMEDLLTFGAMYNPADIRGYGADVLPEIAEVLFADDAFDAYVFAVGLPAVGERAEEIADAMLRVREMADDPVLFLWTGRKASEDDSPLPYERVRRETPLYYDPGRCLDALSSLVRFGERTGQGTPRPLTDVPAVETPTLPAGRVLTWTEGATLLEAGGIEPAETRLVTSTGEATDHANAMGGPVVLKVDSRDLPHRSDAGAVAVGVEPADAADEYERVIGNAREHLADADPAIEGVLVQTMAALDASTEVLVGVSTDESFGPVLTVAPGGELVELFGPDAGITLLPPVEPAEVRTAIADTPLGELLSGYRGRSAGDLDALASLVSRVGDLAVGAREPRIEELDLNPVLVGPDGVSVVDILVRTGR; this is encoded by the coding sequence ATGAACACCGAGCGGATGGCGGCGCTGCTCGCGCCCGATTCGATCGCGGTCGTCGGCGCGAGCCCCGACTCGTGGTACGCCTCGAACCTGATCGAGAACCTCGCCGAGTACGGCTTCGACGGCGAGGTTTACTACGTCAACCCGAGCCGTGAGGAGGTCTGGGGCGAGCCGTGTCACGATTCGATCAGTGACGTGCCGGTCGTCGATCTGGTGGTGGTAAGCGTCCCCCGCAAGTACGTCCTCGGGGTCGTCGAGGACGCCGGCGAGATGGGGGTCCCGAGCGCGCTGGTCATCACCGCCGGCTTCGCCGAGGCTGACGACGAAGGTGCGGCCCTCGAAGCGAAACTGGGCGAATTGGGAGAGACGTACGGCATGGCGATCTGTGGGCCCAATACCATCGGACTGGCGAACACCCACGACGAAACGGTGATCACCTCGACCTGCTCGCGAAAACCCGGCGCGGGCTCCATCGGGCTAGTGAGCCAGTCCGGCGCGCTCGCGTTTACGACCTTCTACGAGCGAGCCGCCGACGAGGACATCGATTTCGCCTATATCGTCGCGACCGGCAACGAGGCGGGTCTCTCGATGGCCGACTACGTCGAGTTCATGGCCGATTCCGACCGGGTCGAGGCGATCTGTGCGTACATCGAGGGGATCGACGACCCCCGGCGGTTCGTCGAGAGCGCGAGCGAGGCGGTCCGAGGGGGGACGCCGGTCCTCGCGACGAAGGTCGGCCGGTCCGCCGTCGCCGAGCAGGCCTCCCTCTCGCATACGGGCTCGGTGACGGGCGACGCCGCCGCCTGGGACGCCGCCTTCGAGCGCGCGGGGGTCGAGCGGGTCCCAGACATCCCCGATCTGCTCGGCAGGTCGCGCGCCCATACGGCGTTCGACCCGCCGGAGAGCGCGAACGTCTGTCTCGCCTCGACCAGCGGCGGGCTCGCGAGCCTCCTTGCGGATATGGCCGCCGAACGCGACCTCTCCCTGCCGCCGCTGTCGGGTGACACCGAGCAGGCGTTGCTCGACATGGAGGACTTACTCACCTTCGGTGCGATGTACAACCCCGCCGACATTCGTGGGTATGGCGCGGACGTCCTCCCCGAGATCGCGGAGGTCCTGTTCGCCGACGACGCCTTCGACGCCTACGTCTTTGCGGTCGGACTGCCGGCGGTCGGCGAGCGCGCCGAGGAAATCGCGGACGCCATGCTCCGGGTGCGCGAGATGGCCGACGACCCCGTGCTCTTCCTCTGGACCGGCCGGAAGGCGAGCGAGGACGACTCGCCGCTTCCGTACGAGCGGGTGCGCCGGGAGACGCCGCTGTACTACGACCCCGGCCGGTGTCTCGACGCGCTTTCCTCGCTGGTCCGCTTTGGCGAGCGAACCGGCCAGGGCACGCCACGACCGCTGACCGACGTACCGGCGGTCGAGACGCCAACACTCCCCGCCGGGCGGGTGTTGACGTGGACGGAGGGCGCGACACTGCTCGAAGCAGGTGGGATCGAGCCCGCCGAGACCCGACTCGTGACGAGCACCGGGGAAGCGACCGACCACGCGAACGCGATGGGCGGGCCGGTCGTCCTGAAGGTCGACTCCAGAGACCTCCCCCATCGTAGCGACGCGGGTGCGGTCGCAGTTGGCGTGGAGCCAGCAGACGCAGCCGACGAGTACGAGCGGGTGATCGGAAACGCTCGCGAGCATCTGGCCGACGCCGATCCCGCCATCGAGGGCGTGCTCGTTCAGACGATGGCGGCCCTCGACGCTTCGACGGAGGTGCTGGTCGGCGTCTCGACCGACGAGAGTTTCGGGCCCGTCCTGACGGTCGCGCCGGGTGGGGAACTCGTCGAACTGTTCGGCCCCGACGCCGGCATCACCTTGCTCCCGCCGGTCGAGCCCGCCGAAGTCCGTACGGCTATCGCCGATACCCCACTCGGCGAGCTCTTGAGCGGGTATCGCGGCCGGTCAGCGGGCGATCTCGATGCCCTCGCGAGTCTCGTGAGTCGGGTCGGCGACCTCGCGGTCGGCGCGCGCGAACCGCGAATCGAGGAGCTCGATCTGAATCCCGTGCTCGTGGGTCCTGATGGCGTCTCGGTCGTCGATATCCTCGTACGCACCGGGCGCTGA
- a CDS encoding bacterio-opsin activator domain-containing protein: MSIIAEFTVPTEQFALYDTLCHVPGMVVEVERVVTHGPNQIMPYFWTAGGDREAFEAAARDDPSVEDLRTVDELDRAVLYRAKWIRDVESIVYAYTETGAVLLDATGRDERWELQLRFDSETTSHSSKTTSTTTSSSSISRDCITHRPRRPNRTPRSRRHSARR; the protein is encoded by the coding sequence ATGAGCATCATCGCCGAATTCACCGTGCCGACCGAACAGTTCGCACTGTACGACACCCTATGCCACGTGCCCGGGATGGTCGTCGAGGTCGAGCGCGTCGTCACGCACGGCCCCAATCAGATCATGCCGTATTTCTGGACGGCGGGTGGGGACCGGGAGGCGTTCGAGGCGGCGGCGAGAGACGACCCATCGGTTGAAGACCTCAGGACGGTCGACGAACTCGACCGTGCAGTGTTGTATCGGGCGAAGTGGATCCGGGACGTCGAGTCGATCGTCTACGCGTACACGGAAACCGGCGCGGTCCTGCTGGATGCGACCGGACGCGACGAGCGCTGGGAACTCCAGTTACGGTTCGATTCGGAGACGACCTCACATAGTTCAAAGACTACATCGACGACAACGAGTTCGTCCTCGATCTCACGCGACTGTATCACCCATCGTCCCCGACGACCGAATCGCACTCCTCGATCACGGAGACACAGCGCGAGACGCTGA
- a CDS encoding OsmC family protein produces MVDSTLQEEQAPLKEEYTENPDAARITLSATGSEQADVRSCDVDIGRAVYEAELHEGAAGPGTGACSGDLLLGALAACSQLTAQAVADAFGLDVSIETEVSGELDLRGTLGIDEEVPVGFEEIRMEVTVEGDVDAETAASLQRATEKYCVVYQTLANAPAMGTDWTFE; encoded by the coding sequence ATGGTAGACAGTACCTTACAGGAGGAGCAGGCGCCGCTGAAAGAGGAGTACACGGAGAACCCCGATGCCGCCCGGATCACGCTGTCTGCGACCGGCAGCGAGCAGGCCGACGTCCGGTCGTGTGACGTCGACATCGGGCGGGCGGTCTACGAGGCCGAACTCCACGAGGGCGCGGCGGGCCCGGGGACCGGCGCGTGCTCTGGCGACCTGCTGTTGGGCGCGCTCGCTGCCTGTTCACAGCTCACCGCTCAGGCGGTCGCCGACGCCTTCGGCCTCGACGTCTCGATCGAGACGGAGGTCAGCGGGGAGCTGGACCTGCGGGGCACCCTAGGGATCGACGAGGAGGTCCCGGTGGGGTTCGAGGAGATCCGGATGGAGGTCACCGTCGAGGGGGACGTCGATGCGGAGACGGCCGCGTCCCTCCAGCGCGCGACCGAGAAGTACTGCGTCGTCTATCAGACGCTCGCGAACGCGCCCGCGATGGGGACCGATTGGACCTTCGAGTAA
- a CDS encoding acetyl-CoA carboxylase biotin carboxylase subunit yields MFERVLIANRGEIAVRVIQACYDADVTPVAVYSDTDETAKHVRLAAEAHHIGASVARESYLDREVIIGAARETGVDAIHPGYGFLAENAAFAAAVEDSEFAWIGPPSDVMSDFGEKTRARTLMQRADVPIVPGTTDPVADAEEAREFGEEHGYPIAIKAEGGGGGRGMKVVGDPEEVDAAFEAARREGKEYFDNPNVYVERYLDDARHIEVQVIADTHGNAIHLGERDCTLQRRQQKLLEETPAPGLDDEERTDLCEAARRGIAENDYVNAGTVEFLYQDGDFYFLEVNARIQVEHTITEAVTGIDLVGCQLRVAAGEKLPYAQADVDPRGAAIEFRINAENPEESFAPMPGTLETYRPPRGFGVRVDDGVDQGDAISPYYDSMIAKFVVTGADREEAIQRGQRVLREAEIEGLPTTIPFHREMLADEGFRANEHTTTYVDELF; encoded by the coding sequence ATGTTCGAACGAGTGCTGATCGCAAACCGGGGAGAGATCGCCGTGCGGGTGATCCAGGCGTGTTACGACGCGGACGTAACGCCGGTCGCCGTCTACAGTGATACCGACGAGACGGCCAAACACGTCCGGTTGGCTGCCGAGGCCCACCACATCGGCGCGTCGGTCGCCCGTGAGAGCTATCTCGACCGTGAGGTCATCATCGGGGCCGCCCGGGAGACCGGCGTCGACGCGATCCATCCCGGCTACGGCTTTCTCGCCGAGAACGCCGCCTTCGCCGCCGCCGTCGAGGACAGCGAGTTCGCCTGGATCGGCCCGCCCAGCGACGTAATGAGCGACTTCGGCGAGAAGACCCGCGCGCGAACACTCATGCAGCGCGCGGACGTGCCGATCGTTCCGGGGACGACCGATCCCGTCGCCGACGCCGAGGAGGCGAGGGAGTTCGGCGAGGAACACGGCTATCCGATCGCCATCAAGGCAGAGGGTGGTGGTGGCGGACGTGGGATGAAAGTCGTCGGTGACCCCGAGGAGGTCGACGCGGCGTTCGAAGCAGCCCGCCGCGAGGGCAAGGAGTACTTCGACAACCCGAACGTCTACGTCGAGCGCTATCTCGACGACGCGCGCCACATCGAGGTGCAGGTGATCGCCGACACGCACGGCAACGCGATCCACCTCGGCGAACGCGACTGTACGCTACAGCGCCGCCAGCAGAAACTACTCGAGGAGACGCCCGCACCCGGCTTGGACGACGAGGAGCGAACGGACCTCTGCGAGGCTGCCCGCCGCGGGATCGCCGAAAACGACTACGTCAACGCTGGGACCGTCGAGTTCCTCTATCAGGACGGCGACTTCTACTTCCTCGAAGTGAACGCCCGGATCCAGGTCGAACACACGATCACCGAGGCTGTCACGGGGATCGACCTCGTCGGCTGCCAGCTACGGGTCGCCGCCGGCGAAAAGCTGCCCTACGCCCAAGCGGACGTCGATCCTCGTGGAGCCGCCATCGAGTTCCGTATCAACGCCGAGAACCCGGAGGAATCGTTCGCGCCGATGCCCGGCACCCTGGAGACGTATCGACCACCTCGCGGCTTCGGCGTCCGCGTCGACGACGGTGTGGACCAGGGCGACGCCATCAGCCCGTACTACGATTCGATGATCGCAAAGTTCGTCGTCACCGGCGCGGATCGCGAGGAGGCGATCCAGCGGGGACAACGCGTTCTGCGCGAGGCCGAAATCGAGGGCCTCCCGACGACGATCCCGTTCCACCGCGAGATGCTCGCAGACGAGGGCTTTCGCGCGAACGAGCACACGACGACGTACGTCGACGAGCTGTTTTGA